The DNA window CAACTTCACGCACGATTCCTCGTCGTAAAAAACAGTAACCTGAGCGACCAATTGCAGGCGTCAAACCCGTGTAATGTTTGCTATAATAGTGTTAAAAGCTAACGACAGAGGAATATATGGCGACAACGAAAACCCAGCGCTGGGGTATACTGGCAATCCTGATAGTGACTGTTATTGGTACGGTTGGTTCATTTGCGGTTATGATACTTGCCTCGGAAAATCAGGCGAACGATTCGGCAAAACAGCAACAAGCCTATGATGAGTATCAAAAACGCTCGCAGGAGTATCAACAGAAAGTGACAGCTCAGGCCGACGAACTTTCCGTACAGTACCATGAGACGTTTGCGCCATACGCTGATAATGTGATTGAGTTTGATAGTGCGAGTGTTACTAGCCTCACTACAAATGATATCGTCATCGGTGAAGGAGAAGAAATTAGCGGCTCAACACCGTTTGCTGCTTATTATGTTGGCTGGAATCCAAAAGGAAAAGTATTTGACAGTAGTATTGATACTGATAAGAGTAAAC is part of the Candidatus Saccharibacteria bacterium genome and encodes:
- a CDS encoding FKBP-type peptidyl-prolyl cis-trans isomerase, which codes for MATTKTQRWGILAILIVTVIGTVGSFAVMILASENQANDSAKQQQAYDEYQKRSQEYQQKVTAQADELSVQYHETFAPYADNVIEFDSASVTSLTTNDIVIGEGEEISGSTPFAAYYVGWNPKGKVFDSSIDTDKSKLKAPLFANVSLDKGLDNATLITGWKEGMKGMRVGGIREITIPSDKAYGEQGQGDDIPPNTPLKFIVMAISAPAVIEQPSIPAELYQGMTR